The following are encoded together in the Capsulimonas corticalis genome:
- a CDS encoding beta-glucosidase, which produces MNRRRWSVYAFALLLLAAVGALETPLNAETTPPGSSALEKQVDDVLKQMTLEEKVSLCSGTGPSFRGVARLHIPDLQLTDGPRGPHGAGPTTAFPSGVMFGATWNPDLIQAAGKVMGEETRAGGQGILLGPGINIQRDPLGGRFFEYYTEDPYLNGHLATANVRGIQSEGVAACIKHYVCNNREDNRNNYMSMVDSRTLHEIYLPGFKAAVQDGHAWSVMTSANGVNGDFVSDSRVLLNGILKGEWGFDGMVLTDWLQTRSTEKAALAGLDVSMPGGVCGFAAPLLEAVKAGRVPESVIDDKARRVLRVYARIGLLSDRTLTAGANCNTPAHQRVAREVAAQGIVLLKNSRHLLPLNPARLKNVLVLGPSADKRFCVIGLGGSSWVQGPYEITPLAGIRRVMGDKVQYLSTDDLGGFQPIPTDVMQPVNGAPGFQAKYFAQGGSEPAAQRVEPQVNFMWEMRSPDPKIPPAGFRAQFIGRVIPKVTGTYTIRIAAKGEAWLYVEAGGGAPVAVVNAAQGRPAATAVVEMQAGKPFDLRVDYTRQPGDAAVSLTWEPPSAPRSWAAVDAAARKADAVIVVGGIDHSLDSEGRDRTNMHFPPVQQMLINRVARQNPRTVVVLINGSPLEVGGWLPNVSSLVEAWYPGMEGGNSIADVLFGRIDPSGRLPFSWPKRLEDSPSRLLGTQNNDEVDYKEGLMVGYRYYDTKHVDPQFPFGYGLSYTTFSFGPLHAIQHNGRVSLNVTVKNTGTRAGVETVQIYVRPLKPSVSRPVHELKAFQKISLKAGESRRVDFQLGPEAFSYFDPATNQWRVDPGSYEIQAGASSREILSVAKVVVPAPAVSHARAGSQPPLDFLAIFDTVSGVGGKDFTEADLQTEMTKLKAQVGQNQGRIKVGFSHIFHSTPSLRIHCRMAKANNLSVGVIIAVQSHSGSFGYPPLLDKDYRRMQWRLDGVTWNGESVVDQKGSPEFPSRDWQVPTPSRYCAPIHDAAMAEVRREAKEIHGVMAEYPGEIAAVNACIEEELATGGEKRDDLLADYSPYAVTEFRDWLRHTGKYDDTAGDYAGQGAPAEIVGPFIRTHGALRSQFYDDPSPARSGGTGSSFNQWFGANFSTWTLRYWDLARYPSAITDKNFTPSPQTGPGATPGGFDAPRKRDPADKFWNAWSWDVPDHGGQYPPGNPDHPAFGFRQFEIKHFVADVMRAAIRAGIPQSILYAHQIPGEEVSPGRVRSGGDPIWTGRYDPSGALGITRFGPIDVAKLTQYSHDWGIFEWHTAPNMKADDHAVYDATIKALDAYVPAGGHVFFPGWWQAGGKLDSVMPLNDSQFAVALRDWIASHQ; this is translated from the coding sequence ATGAACCGTCGCCGCTGGTCTGTTTACGCCTTCGCCCTCCTTCTGCTTGCGGCCGTTGGCGCTTTGGAAACGCCGCTCAACGCAGAGACCACGCCGCCTGGAAGTTCGGCGTTAGAGAAACAGGTCGATGATGTCCTGAAACAGATGACGCTGGAGGAAAAGGTGAGCCTTTGTTCTGGGACCGGCCCGAGCTTTCGCGGTGTTGCTCGCCTTCATATTCCCGATCTGCAATTGACGGACGGCCCGCGCGGCCCGCATGGCGCCGGGCCGACGACCGCGTTCCCATCCGGCGTCATGTTCGGAGCGACCTGGAACCCCGATTTGATTCAGGCGGCCGGCAAGGTAATGGGGGAGGAAACACGGGCGGGCGGGCAGGGGATCCTGCTCGGACCGGGGATCAATATTCAGCGCGATCCTTTGGGCGGACGTTTTTTCGAATATTACACCGAAGACCCTTATCTCAATGGACACCTCGCGACGGCGAATGTGCGGGGCATTCAAAGCGAAGGCGTCGCCGCGTGTATCAAGCACTACGTCTGTAACAACCGCGAGGACAATCGAAACAACTACATGTCCATGGTGGATTCGCGGACGCTGCATGAGATCTATTTGCCGGGTTTCAAGGCGGCGGTGCAGGACGGTCACGCCTGGTCCGTTATGACAAGCGCCAACGGCGTCAATGGCGATTTTGTCAGCGATAGCCGGGTGCTGCTGAACGGGATCTTGAAGGGCGAGTGGGGATTCGACGGCATGGTCCTGACCGACTGGCTGCAAACCCGCTCCACGGAAAAAGCGGCGCTGGCCGGGCTGGACGTTTCCATGCCGGGCGGCGTGTGCGGATTTGCCGCGCCGCTGTTGGAAGCCGTCAAGGCGGGCCGTGTCCCCGAAAGCGTGATCGATGATAAGGCGCGGCGTGTGCTTCGCGTCTACGCTCGCATCGGGCTGCTGAGTGATCGGACGCTGACGGCGGGAGCAAATTGCAATACCCCGGCGCATCAGCGCGTCGCCCGCGAGGTTGCCGCCCAGGGGATCGTGCTTCTCAAGAATAGCCGCCATCTGCTGCCGCTCAATCCCGCCCGCTTGAAAAACGTCCTGGTGCTTGGTCCAAGCGCCGACAAGCGCTTTTGTGTGATCGGCCTTGGCGGAAGCTCATGGGTTCAGGGGCCTTATGAGATCACGCCGCTGGCGGGGATTCGCCGCGTGATGGGCGACAAAGTTCAGTATCTTTCGACCGACGATCTGGGTGGTTTCCAGCCTATTCCCACGGATGTCATGCAGCCTGTCAACGGCGCGCCCGGGTTCCAGGCGAAATACTTCGCCCAGGGCGGAAGTGAGCCGGCGGCGCAGCGTGTCGAACCGCAGGTGAACTTCATGTGGGAGATGCGTTCACCCGATCCCAAGATTCCGCCGGCCGGGTTTCGCGCTCAATTTATCGGCCGCGTGATCCCGAAAGTGACCGGCACGTACACGATCCGGATCGCCGCCAAGGGCGAAGCCTGGCTGTATGTCGAAGCCGGCGGCGGGGCGCCGGTCGCGGTCGTCAACGCCGCGCAAGGCCGCCCTGCGGCGACCGCCGTGGTCGAGATGCAGGCGGGCAAACCGTTTGACCTGCGCGTGGACTATACGCGCCAGCCGGGCGACGCCGCCGTGAGCCTAACCTGGGAGCCGCCGAGCGCGCCGCGGTCGTGGGCGGCCGTGGATGCGGCGGCCCGAAAAGCGGATGCCGTAATCGTGGTCGGCGGCATCGATCATAGCCTGGATTCCGAGGGACGCGATCGCACGAATATGCATTTCCCGCCGGTTCAGCAGATGCTGATCAATCGGGTGGCTCGGCAGAATCCCAGAACGGTCGTCGTGTTAATCAATGGCTCTCCCCTGGAGGTCGGCGGCTGGCTGCCGAATGTCTCGTCCCTCGTTGAGGCCTGGTACCCAGGGATGGAGGGAGGAAACTCCATCGCCGATGTGCTGTTCGGGCGCATCGATCCTTCGGGACGGCTGCCCTTTAGCTGGCCGAAGCGTCTTGAGGATTCGCCCAGCCGATTGCTCGGAACGCAGAACAACGACGAAGTGGATTACAAAGAAGGATTGATGGTTGGGTATCGGTATTACGACACCAAACACGTCGATCCACAGTTCCCATTCGGTTATGGCCTGAGCTACACGACGTTCTCTTTCGGACCTCTACACGCCATTCAGCACAATGGCCGCGTTTCCCTCAACGTTACGGTGAAGAACACAGGGACGCGCGCCGGGGTGGAAACAGTCCAGATTTATGTCCGGCCCTTGAAACCCTCCGTTTCGCGCCCGGTTCACGAACTGAAAGCCTTTCAGAAGATCTCGCTCAAAGCCGGGGAATCCCGACGAGTCGATTTTCAGCTCGGCCCGGAGGCATTTTCCTACTTTGATCCGGCGACAAATCAGTGGCGAGTCGATCCCGGCTCCTATGAGATACAGGCCGGAGCGTCGTCGCGTGAGATTTTGAGCGTCGCCAAAGTTGTGGTTCCTGCTCCCGCCGTTTCTCATGCCCGCGCCGGATCGCAGCCGCCGCTCGATTTCCTGGCGATCTTCGATACGGTTTCAGGCGTCGGCGGCAAAGACTTCACCGAAGCCGACCTTCAGACGGAAATGACGAAGCTCAAGGCGCAGGTCGGGCAGAATCAGGGACGCATCAAGGTGGGCTTTTCGCACATCTTCCACTCCACGCCGTCCCTCCGGATCCACTGCCGGATGGCGAAGGCGAACAATCTTTCCGTCGGCGTGATTATCGCCGTGCAGAGCCACAGCGGCAGCTTCGGCTATCCGCCGCTGCTGGACAAGGATTATCGACGGATGCAGTGGCGGCTCGACGGCGTGACCTGGAACGGCGAATCCGTGGTCGATCAAAAAGGCAGCCCGGAGTTTCCCAGCCGCGACTGGCAAGTCCCGACGCCGTCTCGCTACTGCGCTCCCATTCATGACGCCGCGATGGCGGAAGTCCGCCGCGAAGCCAAAGAAATTCATGGGGTGATGGCAGAGTATCCCGGCGAGATCGCCGCCGTGAACGCCTGTATTGAGGAGGAGCTGGCGACCGGGGGCGAAAAGCGCGACGACTTGCTGGCCGACTACTCTCCCTACGCCGTGACGGAATTTCGAGACTGGCTGCGGCATACGGGCAAGTACGACGACACGGCGGGCGACTACGCCGGCCAGGGAGCGCCGGCGGAAATCGTCGGCCCATTCATTCGTACTCACGGCGCGCTGCGAAGCCAGTTCTACGACGATCCCAGTCCCGCGCGCTCTGGCGGAACCGGGAGTTCATTCAATCAATGGTTCGGCGCGAACTTCTCGACATGGACTCTGCGCTATTGGGACCTTGCCCGGTACCCGTCTGCGATCACCGACAAGAACTTCACGCCATCGCCGCAAACCGGACCCGGGGCCACTCCCGGCGGCTTTGACGCCCCGCGCAAACGCGATCCGGCGGATAAGTTCTGGAACGCCTGGAGCTGGGATGTCCCCGACCACGGCGGCCAGTATCCGCCGGGCAATCCCGACCATCCCGCCTTCGGCTTCCGCCAGTTCGAGATCAAACATTTCGTCGCGGACGTAATGCGCGCAGCGATCCGCGCCGGCATCCCTCAATCGATCCTCTACGCCCACCAAATCCCGGGCGAGGAGGTCAGCCCAGGACGCGTCCGCAGCGGCGGCGATCCAATCTGGACGGGGCGATACGATCCATCCGGCGCACTGGGCATTACCCGCTTTGGCCCCATCGACGTCGCCAAACTCACGCAGTACAGCCATGACTGGGGGATTTTTGAGTGGCACACCGCTCCGAACATGAAGGCGGACGACCACGCCGTCTACGATGCAACCATCAAAGCGCTGGACGCATACGTTCCCGCCGGCGGACACGTCTTTTTCCCGGGCTGGTGGCAGGCCGGCGGTAAACTCGACTCAGTCATGCCTCTCAACGACTCACAATTCGCCGTTGCGCTGCGGGATTGGATTGCGTCCCATCAGTGA
- a CDS encoding polynucleotide kinase-phosphatase, which yields MNIKIPELAMVVLVGASGSGKSTFARKHFLPTEVLSSDFCRGLVADDENDQSATKDAFEVLHYLTDKRLTLGRLTVIDATNVQPESRKPLVEIAKRRHCLSVAIVLNLPESVCHERNAARPDRSFGPHVVRNHTQSLRRSLRGLEREGFRYVFVLNSLEQVDALTIEREPLWNNKKHEHGPFDIIGDVHGCFDELRTLLTTLGYAITQFDGKFTVAPPPGRKALFVGDYVDRGPRTPDVLRLIMDMSEAGQAICVPGNHDAKLLRKLSGKMVQVTHGLDKTLEQIAPEPPEFTGRVRTFLDGLVSHYVLDDGKLVVSHAGLKESMQGRSSGEVRSFAMYGETTGETDEFGLPVRYNWASDYRGRSMVVYGHTPIPEPQWLNNTLNIDTGCVFGGKLTALRYPEREIVSVPAAQVYAEPVRPFLPDPSQTALSAQHLDDGMLEIDDVTGKRLIESTLAGNITIREENSIAALEVMSRFAADPRWLIYLPPTMSPCETSLLPELLEHPAEAFAYYRNQDVARVVCEEKHMGSRAVVIVCRDEDAARKRFGVPETALGTCVTRTGRRFFDDAALERQFLERIRDAATTSGLWDDLKTDWMALDCELMPWSAKAQELVRRQYAAVGAAAQASLSDAVDALALTTARLPEAEALLAQYQDRQAMTTKYVEAYRRYCWPVSSIDDFKLAPFHLLATEGAVHADKEHVWHMDTLARLCRADEALLLATPYRVVDVNDEAEVAAGVAWWTELTGRGGEGMVVKPWDFIARSGRGLVQPAVKCRGHEYLRLIYGPEYTAPANIDRLRSRRLNSKRSLALREFALGVEALERFVRREPLRRVHECVFGVLALESEPVDPRL from the coding sequence TTGAATATCAAGATCCCCGAACTCGCGATGGTCGTGCTGGTCGGCGCGTCCGGGTCGGGAAAATCGACATTTGCCCGCAAGCATTTTCTGCCGACGGAGGTCCTTTCGTCGGACTTCTGCCGGGGCCTCGTCGCGGACGACGAGAACGATCAGTCGGCGACCAAGGACGCTTTTGAGGTCCTGCACTATCTGACGGACAAGCGATTGACGCTGGGTCGCCTGACGGTGATCGACGCTACCAATGTGCAGCCGGAATCGCGTAAGCCGCTCGTGGAGATCGCGAAACGGCGGCACTGCCTGAGCGTCGCGATCGTGCTCAACCTTCCGGAGTCGGTCTGTCACGAGCGCAACGCCGCGCGTCCCGACCGAAGCTTTGGCCCGCATGTTGTGCGCAACCATACGCAGAGCCTGCGCCGGTCGCTGCGCGGACTGGAGCGCGAAGGCTTCCGATATGTCTTCGTGCTGAACAGTTTAGAGCAAGTGGACGCGCTGACGATTGAACGCGAGCCGCTGTGGAACAACAAGAAGCACGAACACGGACCGTTCGACATCATTGGCGATGTCCATGGATGCTTCGATGAGCTGCGCACGCTGCTCACAACGCTGGGCTACGCCATCACGCAATTCGATGGGAAGTTCACGGTCGCTCCGCCGCCCGGCCGCAAGGCGCTGTTTGTCGGCGACTACGTCGATCGCGGCCCGCGCACGCCGGATGTGCTGCGTCTGATCATGGATATGTCGGAGGCGGGTCAGGCGATCTGCGTTCCGGGCAACCATGACGCGAAGCTCCTGCGCAAGCTCTCGGGAAAGATGGTGCAGGTAACGCATGGGCTGGACAAAACGCTGGAGCAGATAGCGCCCGAGCCTCCGGAGTTCACCGGGCGCGTGCGGACGTTTTTGGACGGCCTGGTCAGCCATTATGTGCTCGACGACGGCAAGCTCGTCGTTTCGCACGCCGGACTGAAAGAATCCATGCAGGGCCGCAGCTCGGGCGAAGTCCGCTCCTTCGCGATGTACGGAGAGACGACAGGCGAAACGGACGAGTTCGGTCTGCCCGTGCGCTACAACTGGGCGTCGGATTATCGGGGGCGTTCGATGGTCGTCTACGGCCACACGCCGATCCCCGAGCCGCAGTGGCTGAATAACACGCTCAATATCGACACGGGCTGCGTCTTCGGCGGCAAACTCACGGCGCTTCGCTACCCGGAGCGCGAGATCGTCTCGGTCCCGGCGGCGCAGGTCTACGCCGAACCCGTCCGTCCCTTCCTGCCGGATCCCTCACAAACCGCCTTGAGCGCGCAGCATCTGGACGACGGCATGCTGGAGATCGACGATGTCACCGGCAAGCGTCTGATCGAATCGACTCTCGCGGGAAACATCACGATCCGCGAAGAGAACTCCATCGCCGCGCTCGAAGTCATGAGCCGCTTCGCCGCCGATCCGCGCTGGCTGATCTACCTGCCGCCCACGATGTCGCCCTGCGAAACCTCGCTGCTGCCGGAGTTGCTGGAGCATCCCGCCGAGGCGTTCGCGTACTACCGCAACCAGGACGTCGCGCGCGTGGTCTGCGAAGAGAAACATATGGGTTCGCGCGCCGTCGTGATCGTCTGCCGCGACGAGGACGCCGCGCGCAAGCGCTTCGGCGTTCCGGAGACCGCTCTGGGGACTTGCGTCACGCGCACCGGCCGCCGCTTCTTCGACGACGCCGCATTGGAGCGCCAGTTTCTGGAGCGCATTCGGGACGCCGCGACAACATCGGGACTTTGGGACGACCTGAAAACCGATTGGATGGCGCTGGACTGCGAGCTTATGCCCTGGTCCGCGAAGGCGCAGGAGCTCGTGCGCCGCCAGTACGCCGCCGTCGGCGCCGCCGCGCAGGCCAGTCTCTCCGACGCCGTGGACGCCCTGGCGTTGACCACTGCGCGACTGCCGGAAGCCGAGGCGCTGCTCGCGCAGTATCAAGACCGTCAGGCGATGACGACGAAATATGTGGAGGCGTATCGCCGGTACTGCTGGCCGGTCTCCTCGATCGACGACTTCAAACTCGCGCCATTCCATCTGCTGGCGACCGAAGGCGCCGTGCATGCCGACAAAGAACACGTCTGGCATATGGACACGCTCGCCAGGCTCTGCCGCGCCGACGAAGCGCTGCTGCTGGCGACGCCCTACCGCGTCGTCGATGTCAACGACGAAGCCGAAGTCGCCGCCGGCGTCGCGTGGTGGACCGAGTTGACCGGACGCGGCGGCGAAGGCATGGTCGTCAAACCCTGGGATTTCATCGCCCGTTCGGGTCGCGGTCTCGTGCAGCCCGCCGTGAAGTGCCGCGGCCACGAATACCTGCGCCTCATCTACGGCCCCGAGTACACCGCGCCCGCCAACATCGACCGCCTGCGCAGCCGCCGTCTCAACAGCAAACGCTCCCTCGCCCTGCGCGAGTTCGCCCTCGGCGTCGAAGCCCTGGAACGCTTCGTCCGCCGCGAACCCCTGCGCCGCGTCCACGAATGCGTCTTCGGCGTGCTGGCTCTGGAAAGCGAGCCGGTCGATCCGCGCTTGTAG
- a CDS encoding methyl-accepting chemotaxis protein, with amino-acid sequence MITSVKGKLGFLSSIFVLGLLAVTAILWISTSKLGFLLTDALTQDAPSVRACYEMQVAKKFQGETLGLYVAHSEDKRVDLWRQQNAEFDKWLAAYLALDITPAEKSLVTDIQSNQAIYVQNGETLIAMVKNNDRNKTKAYFDQSIDPLDQHIFDDLSQLEDINTGLMATKLQVSRKATKEAETLGTIVPVVVTLIGIWLSLVIILRILSSIAAISNRLAALQTGSIRSLTLAVNAMEGGDLTVGATSSVKPLEITSKDEFGVMGGVFNAMLADTDSMIVSFGQSQNAVADLVRSLQQSAAHLASTSKVLATTAEQVGAGIEEVSATTEQVAHASEQSAIGASEVAQGSSAQARSLTIGSGKIQTLAASARTIAEEAIGAADAAAEANRAAATGAKAVNETVTGMAAIRQKVAHSADTIQSLDAASQEIGGILSIIEGIAEQTNLLALNAAIEAARAGEAGRGFAVVADEVRKLAERAGTSTKEIATLVQTVRLHTADAVRAMDDGTKEVARGTRLAEEAGASLACIEDVIGRVTKRIEEINATSGQMSRTSTEAAESIAEVASIVEQSSAAAEEMSACAEEVSASVQTVASTTVEQAAAVEEMVACAATLASISQELVEQTAQFHVGHATPTALRLSKAA; translated from the coding sequence ATGATTACTTCGGTCAAAGGGAAGCTGGGATTTCTCTCCAGTATCTTCGTCTTAGGGTTACTTGCCGTGACCGCGATTTTATGGATATCGACGTCCAAGCTGGGCTTCTTGCTGACCGATGCGCTGACGCAGGACGCGCCGTCCGTACGAGCCTGCTACGAGATGCAGGTCGCGAAAAAATTCCAGGGGGAAACCTTAGGACTGTATGTCGCGCACAGCGAGGACAAGCGAGTCGATCTTTGGCGTCAGCAGAACGCCGAATTTGACAAGTGGCTCGCTGCTTACCTCGCACTTGATATTACGCCCGCGGAAAAATCTCTGGTTACGGATATCCAATCGAATCAGGCGATATACGTTCAGAACGGCGAAACATTGATCGCGATGGTCAAGAACAACGATCGTAACAAGACGAAGGCGTACTTCGACCAGTCGATCGATCCGCTGGACCAGCATATCTTTGACGATCTGAGCCAATTGGAAGATATTAACACTGGACTGATGGCGACGAAGCTCCAGGTCTCGCGCAAGGCGACAAAAGAAGCGGAAACTCTGGGAACGATCGTTCCCGTGGTCGTGACGCTGATCGGAATATGGCTTTCCCTCGTAATTATCCTCCGCATCCTCTCCTCCATCGCGGCGATCTCCAATCGCCTCGCCGCGCTTCAGACGGGATCGATCCGCAGCCTGACACTGGCGGTCAACGCCATGGAGGGTGGCGATCTGACAGTCGGAGCGACATCGTCAGTGAAGCCGCTGGAAATCACCAGCAAGGACGAATTTGGCGTGATGGGCGGCGTATTCAACGCCATGCTGGCGGACACCGATTCCATGATTGTCTCGTTTGGGCAATCCCAAAACGCCGTCGCCGATCTGGTGCGCAGCCTTCAGCAATCGGCCGCGCATTTGGCGTCCACCTCCAAGGTTCTTGCAACAACGGCGGAGCAGGTCGGCGCGGGGATCGAGGAAGTGAGCGCGACCACGGAGCAAGTGGCGCACGCAAGCGAGCAGTCGGCGATCGGAGCAAGCGAAGTGGCGCAGGGTTCCAGCGCTCAGGCTCGCTCGCTCACGATAGGGTCCGGAAAGATCCAGACACTCGCGGCGTCGGCGCGGACAATCGCCGAGGAAGCCATCGGGGCGGCGGACGCTGCGGCGGAAGCCAATCGCGCGGCGGCCACCGGAGCGAAAGCAGTCAATGAAACCGTCACGGGCATGGCCGCCATCCGTCAAAAAGTCGCCCATTCCGCCGACACGATCCAAAGCCTGGACGCGGCGTCTCAGGAAATCGGCGGCATTCTCAGCATCATCGAGGGGATCGCGGAACAGACCAATCTTCTGGCCTTGAACGCGGCGATTGAAGCCGCGCGGGCCGGCGAGGCCGGGCGCGGCTTCGCCGTGGTCGCCGATGAAGTGCGAAAGCTGGCCGAGCGCGCGGGAACATCCACCAAGGAAATCGCCACGCTCGTACAGACCGTGCGCCTGCATACGGCGGACGCCGTACGAGCCATGGACGACGGGACAAAGGAAGTCGCCCGAGGAACACGGCTCGCCGAGGAAGCAGGCGCGTCGCTCGCATGTATTGAGGACGTCATCGGACGAGTGACGAAGCGCATTGAGGAGATCAACGCGACGAGCGGCCAGATGAGCCGGACCTCCACCGAGGCCGCCGAATCCATCGCGGAAGTCGCCTCCATCGTGGAGCAAAGCAGCGCCGCCGCCGAAGAAATGAGCGCCTGCGCGGAGGAAGTTTCCGCGTCTGTACAAACCGTCGCCAGCACAACCGTCGAGCAGGCGGCGGCCGTCGAAGAGATGGTCGCATGCGCCGCGACTCTGGCGTCGATCTCGCAGGAGCTCGTCGAGCAGACCGCGCAGTTCCATGTGGGCCACGCGACGCCCACGGCGCTACGTCTGTCAAAAGCCGCCTAA
- a CDS encoding macro domain-containing protein, which translates to MDDFHIILCDHYLPVVQAWEAYFTDVPGVEVVCDTIFGVEADALVSPANSFGRMDGGLDADIIEFLGEEVEIAVQQAIAQRHGGELLVGLAEVVPTGILQFPYLVCAPTMRVPQNVSKTVNAYLAFRGALRAVREYNANHDAPIRRLLVPGLCTANGFMPPLRAARQMRAAYDHIALGKAPNLDISLDAGADSDDRVNVRLSEARPPA; encoded by the coding sequence ATGGATGATTTCCACATTATACTCTGTGACCACTATCTTCCCGTCGTGCAAGCCTGGGAAGCTTACTTTACCGATGTGCCCGGCGTTGAAGTCGTCTGCGACACGATCTTCGGCGTGGAGGCCGACGCGCTCGTGTCGCCCGCCAACTCCTTCGGCCGAATGGACGGGGGATTGGATGCGGATATCATTGAATTTCTGGGCGAAGAGGTCGAAATCGCCGTGCAGCAGGCGATCGCGCAGCGCCACGGCGGGGAACTGCTCGTCGGTCTCGCCGAGGTCGTTCCCACCGGCATCCTCCAGTTTCCCTACCTCGTCTGCGCCCCCACCATGCGCGTCCCGCAAAACGTCTCCAAGACTGTCAACGCGTACCTCGCCTTCCGAGGCGCGCTGCGCGCCGTCCGCGAGTACAACGCAAATCACGACGCGCCGATCCGGCGCCTCCTTGTGCCCGGCCTCTGCACCGCCAACGGCTTCATGCCGCCCCTGCGCGCCGCCCGCCAAATGCGCGCCGCCTACGACCATATCGCTCTGGGCAAAGCCCCCAATCTTGATATCTCCCTCGACGCCGGCGCCGATTCCGACGACCGCGTCAATGTTCGCCTGAGCGAAGCCCGCCCTCCCGCGTAA
- a CDS encoding 3' terminal RNA ribose 2'-O-methyltransferase Hen1, translated as MLLTITTTHVPATDLGYLLHKNPARVQTFTLNFGKAHVFYPEATDERCTAALLLDVDPVDLSRSKNGVRGGGQPLEPYVNDRPYAASSYLSVAISQIFSSALGGRCKDKPELPAQLLPLTVRISALPCRAGGAELPERLFGALGYTVTAEPHALDTTFPEWGDSAYYTVTLAGTVRLSDLLSHLYVLIPVLDNDKHYWVGDEEVEKLLRQGEGWLGAHPERELIVRRYLKYRHTLADEALARLVGDEEPEVLAADESETAASESEEPASDAAAAPTMEEAPKRERRGGLHDQRLETVRDTLKAHGARRVLDLGCGEGKLLRLLLHEPSFMEICGMDVAHRSLQIAADKLHLDRMSERQRERLTLFQGSLIYRDKRLEGYDGAAVVEVIEHLDPSRLEAFERVIFQYAKPGVVALTTPNAEYNVVFETLPEGKMRHSDHRFEWTRAEFEAWAGGVAERHGYTAAFSPIGPEEDGVGAPSQMAVFTRTPRAMTE; from the coding sequence ATGCTTCTTACGATTACCACCACGCATGTCCCCGCGACCGATCTCGGATACCTGCTCCACAAGAACCCCGCTCGCGTTCAGACATTCACGCTGAACTTCGGCAAGGCGCATGTCTTTTACCCCGAGGCGACCGACGAGCGGTGCACGGCGGCGCTGCTGCTGGACGTCGATCCGGTCGATTTGTCCCGCTCGAAAAACGGCGTGCGCGGCGGCGGGCAGCCGCTGGAGCCATATGTCAATGACCGGCCCTACGCCGCGTCGTCGTATTTGAGCGTCGCCATCTCGCAAATATTCAGCAGCGCGCTCGGCGGCCGATGCAAGGATAAGCCCGAGCTTCCCGCGCAGTTGCTGCCGCTGACCGTCCGGATCTCCGCCCTTCCCTGCCGCGCCGGCGGCGCGGAGCTTCCGGAGCGGCTATTTGGGGCGCTGGGATACACCGTGACTGCGGAGCCGCACGCGCTGGACACGACGTTTCCCGAGTGGGGCGACAGCGCTTATTACACGGTGACGCTTGCCGGAACCGTTCGTCTCAGCGATCTGCTTTCGCACCTCTATGTCTTGATTCCCGTGCTCGACAACGATAAGCACTACTGGGTCGGGGACGAAGAAGTGGAAAAACTACTGCGCCAGGGCGAAGGCTGGCTGGGCGCGCACCCGGAGCGTGAACTGATCGTGCGGCGTTATCTCAAGTACCGCCATACACTCGCCGATGAAGCGCTGGCGCGTCTGGTGGGCGACGAGGAGCCGGAAGTTCTCGCCGCCGATGAAAGCGAGACCGCCGCTTCCGAGTCCGAGGAGCCGGCCTCGGATGCCGCCGCCGCTCCGACGATGGAGGAAGCGCCGAAGCGCGAGCGGCGCGGCGGCCTGCATGACCAGCGCCTGGAAACGGTCCGCGATACGTTGAAGGCGCACGGCGCGCGGCGCGTGCTGGACCTGGGTTGCGGCGAGGGCAAACTGCTGCGCCTGCTGCTCCACGAACCGTCGTTCATGGAGATCTGCGGGATGGACGTTGCGCACCGCTCGCTGCAAATCGCGGCGGACAAACTCCATCTCGACCGAATGTCGGAACGCCAGCGGGAGCGCCTGACGCTGTTCCAGGGATCGCTGATCTACCGCGACAAGCGCCTGGAAGGGTACGACGGCGCGGCGGTCGTCGAAGTGATCGAACATCTCGATCCATCACGATTGGAAGCCTTCGAGCGGGTGATCTTCCAGTACGCCAAGCCGGGCGTCGTGGCGCTCACCACGCCGAACGCTGAATACAACGTCGTCTTTGAAACACTGCCCGAAGGGAAAATGCGCCACTCCGACCACCGCTTCGAATGGACGCGCGCCGAGTTTGAAGCCTGGGCCGGCGGCGTCGCGGAGCGACACGGCTACACGGCGGCCTTTTCGCCGATCGGTCCGGAAGAAGACGGCGTCGGCGCGCCATCGCAGATGGCGGTGTTTACGCGAACGCCGCGAGCCATGACGGAATAG